Proteins from a genomic interval of Candidatus Krumholzibacteriia bacterium:
- a CDS encoding ketoacyl-ACP synthase III codes for MRRSVMIGTGSYIPTRRIRNEDLVTREFFADYGKPIEREKNPRVVETFQKITDISERRYVDDDLVASDIGTIAGKRAIEASEIDPETLDYVIVAHNFGDIRHDNRRSDFVPTLAARVKQSLEIANPECVAYDLPFGCPGWLQGIIQADYYLRSGDATRALVIGSETLSRVCDPHDRDSLIYADGAGATVLEARDVGDDQGLLAHAVRSDTLEHARLLWMGSTYDVKTVSDGLYLKMYGRKLYEYALSTVPGVVTKSLERAGIEVARVKKILIHQANAKMDEAILARLFKSHGIDEVPEGVMPMTISWLGNSSVATVPTLLDLVLRGEMPDQSIEAGDVIVFASVGAGMNVNAVVYGWV; via the coding sequence ATGCGCCGCTCCGTGATGATCGGCACCGGCTCGTACATTCCGACCCGACGGATCCGCAACGAGGACCTGGTCACGCGGGAGTTCTTCGCGGACTACGGCAAGCCGATCGAACGCGAGAAGAATCCACGCGTCGTCGAGACCTTCCAGAAGATCACCGATATCTCCGAGCGCCGGTACGTCGACGACGATCTCGTCGCGTCCGACATCGGAACGATCGCCGGGAAGCGCGCGATCGAGGCCTCGGAAATCGACCCTGAGACCCTGGACTACGTGATCGTCGCCCACAACTTCGGCGACATCCGCCACGACAACCGCCGCTCGGATTTCGTGCCCACCCTGGCCGCCCGGGTCAAACAGAGCCTGGAGATCGCCAACCCCGAGTGCGTGGCCTACGACCTGCCCTTCGGCTGCCCGGGCTGGCTGCAGGGGATCATCCAGGCCGACTACTACCTGCGTTCGGGCGATGCCACCCGGGCCCTGGTGATCGGTTCGGAGACCCTGTCGCGCGTGTGCGATCCGCACGATCGCGACAGCCTGATCTACGCCGACGGCGCCGGGGCCACCGTCCTCGAGGCCCGCGACGTCGGCGACGACCAGGGACTCCTGGCCCACGCCGTCCGGTCCGACACGCTGGAGCACGCCCGCCTGTTGTGGATGGGCTCGACCTACGACGTCAAGACCGTGTCCGACGGCCTCTACCTGAAGATGTACGGACGCAAGCTCTACGAGTACGCCCTGAGCACCGTGCCGGGTGTCGTGACGAAGAGCCTCGAGCGCGCCGGCATCGAGGTGGCCCGCGTGAAGAAGATCCTCATCCACCAGGCCAACGCGAAGATGGACGAGGCGATCCTCGCGCGCCTGTTCAAGTCCCACGGCATCGACGAAGTGCCCGAGGGGGTCATGCCCATGACCATCTCGTGGTTGGGCAACAGCTCCGTCGCCACCGTGCCCACGCTGCTCGATCTGGTGCTGCGCGGCGAGATGCCCGACCAGTCGATCGAAGCGGGCGACGTGATCGTGTTCGCGTCTGTCGGCGCGGGGATGAACGTGAACGCGGTGGTCTACGGCTGGGTGTGA
- a CDS encoding EutN/CcmL family microcompartment protein: MILARVAGRITSTIHHPDMHGRRLLLLDKLDAQGEPTGGHVIAIDTVGAGYGETVIMLDEGNGARQILGGGRLPVRSVVVGVVDQVG, translated from the coding sequence GTGATCCTCGCGCGCGTCGCCGGGCGCATCACCTCGACCATCCACCATCCCGACATGCACGGGCGGCGCCTGCTCCTGCTCGACAAGCTCGACGCCCAGGGGGAGCCGACGGGCGGACACGTGATCGCGATCGACACCGTCGGCGCCGGATACGGCGAGACGGTGATCATGCTCGACGAGGGCAACGGAGCGCGGCAGATCCTCGGCGGCGGGCGCCTGCCGGTGCGGTCGGTCGTGGTGGGGGTCGTGGATCAGGTGGGATGA
- a CDS encoding EutN/CcmL family microcompartment protein codes for MFLGRVIGRMVCNIVYEGMEGVPLLWVQPLDKHAAATGRPFVCADGTRMAGPGELVYWEASREAALTLDPSFVPVDHAVVGIVDDVQLDAPEEPS; via the coding sequence GTGTTCCTGGGCAGGGTGATCGGCCGCATGGTCTGCAACATCGTCTACGAGGGCATGGAGGGCGTGCCCCTGCTGTGGGTGCAACCGCTCGACAAACACGCGGCGGCGACGGGTAGGCCCTTCGTCTGCGCCGATGGCACGCGCATGGCCGGGCCCGGCGAACTCGTCTACTGGGAAGCCAGCCGCGAAGCCGCACTGACCCTCGATCCGAGCTTCGTCCCCGTCGATCACGCCGTGGTCGGCATCGTCGACGACGTCCAGCTCGATGCCCCCGAGGAGCCGTCGTGA
- a CDS encoding BMC domain-containing protein: protein MYQALALLEFGSVSTGLFTVDAMLKRSPVAVLRCGSVHPGRYLALVGGSVASTEEAHGAGLEAGFRQGSLLDDVLLADPDPGLAAAVMGERSAPQGDAVGVCEVSTSPSLLRVLDRVLKSMPIHLIEVRLADDLGGRALAVFDGHLPDVQEALETIVHDLNDPDRPGDVGRLVASSTMPRIDDALRDVLGQGTRFAACSHWTPAGAEILETEG from the coding sequence GTGTACCAGGCTCTCGCACTGCTCGAGTTCGGCAGCGTCAGCACCGGACTGTTCACGGTCGACGCGATGCTCAAGCGCTCGCCGGTCGCGGTGCTGCGCTGCGGATCGGTCCATCCGGGCCGTTATCTGGCCCTGGTCGGTGGTTCGGTGGCGAGCACCGAGGAGGCCCACGGCGCCGGCCTCGAGGCGGGATTCCGGCAGGGCTCGTTGCTCGACGACGTGCTCCTCGCCGATCCGGATCCCGGACTCGCCGCTGCGGTGATGGGCGAGCGTTCGGCCCCGCAGGGCGATGCCGTCGGCGTCTGCGAAGTGAGCACCTCACCGAGCCTGCTGCGTGTTCTCGACCGGGTGCTGAAGTCGATGCCGATCCATCTCATCGAGGTCCGGCTGGCCGACGACCTGGGCGGCCGCGCGCTCGCCGTGTTCGACGGCCACCTGCCCGACGTGCAGGAGGCCCTCGAGACGATCGTGCACGACCTGAACGACCCCGACCGGCCCGGCGACGTCGGGCGTCTCGTCGCCTCGTCCACGATGCCCCGTATCGACGATGCCCTGCGCGACGTCCTGGGCCAAGGCACGCGCTTCGCGGCCTGCTCACACTGGACGCCCGCCGGCGCCGAGATCCTCGAGACGGAAGGATGA
- a CDS encoding aldehyde dehydrogenase family protein: protein MQRLTDAQVDRIARELAGRLGATPTGASAPAPRPAPTPAPASRDVPTPEAQPGEGIFETVDECVVAARAAFEALDGMTLAKRHEIVAAIRAAMHREGDALARLAWEETGLGRYEDKVVKNRLVTDKTPGPEILVPETTTGDDGLTLTEWAPFGVIGAITPTTNPTSTIICNTIGMVAAGNAVAFNVHPGAAACSRQTVQSIDRAIRSVGGPPNLVTAVATPTIESATELMGHPDVNLLVVTGGPGVVKAAMKSGKRAICAGPGNPPVVVDASADLEQAGRDIVRGASFDNNVICVDEKQVFVVDSVADELIRHMRAHGAHLVSGKELSDLEWLVFEGTPRARTHGTIDKKWVGKNADVILAEIGVRARPDVRLVIADVPEEHPLVWSEQLMPVLPIVRVPDVDTAIALARESEHGFGHSASMHSRDIDALSHMARTINTSIFVKNAPIAAGLGSGGEGCTSFTIASPTGEGMTTALSFSRRRRCVMVDHFRIV from the coding sequence ATGCAGCGCCTCACGGACGCACAGGTCGACCGCATCGCGCGGGAACTCGCGGGGCGCCTGGGCGCAACGCCGACCGGAGCGAGCGCACCGGCTCCGAGGCCGGCGCCGACGCCGGCCCCCGCGTCGCGAGACGTTCCCACGCCGGAAGCGCAACCGGGAGAGGGCATCTTCGAGACCGTCGACGAGTGCGTCGTCGCGGCCCGCGCCGCCTTCGAGGCCCTCGACGGGATGACCCTCGCCAAGCGCCACGAGATCGTCGCGGCGATCCGCGCGGCGATGCACCGCGAGGGCGATGCCCTCGCGCGACTGGCCTGGGAGGAGACGGGCCTCGGCCGGTACGAGGACAAGGTCGTGAAGAACCGCCTCGTCACCGACAAGACGCCGGGCCCGGAGATCCTCGTCCCCGAGACGACCACCGGCGACGACGGTCTCACTCTGACCGAGTGGGCTCCGTTCGGGGTGATCGGCGCGATCACGCCCACCACCAACCCGACCAGCACGATCATCTGCAACACCATCGGGATGGTGGCCGCGGGCAACGCCGTGGCCTTCAACGTCCATCCCGGGGCCGCGGCGTGTTCCCGGCAGACGGTGCAGTCGATCGACCGGGCGATCCGGTCGGTGGGCGGTCCGCCGAACCTGGTCACCGCCGTGGCGACGCCGACCATCGAATCGGCGACCGAGCTGATGGGGCACCCCGACGTGAATCTGCTCGTCGTCACCGGTGGTCCCGGAGTGGTGAAGGCGGCGATGAAGTCGGGCAAGCGCGCGATCTGCGCGGGCCCGGGCAATCCGCCCGTGGTGGTGGACGCGTCGGCCGACCTCGAGCAGGCCGGCCGCGACATCGTCCGGGGCGCGAGCTTCGACAACAACGTCATCTGCGTCGACGAGAAGCAGGTCTTCGTGGTCGACAGCGTGGCCGACGAGCTGATCCGTCACATGCGGGCCCACGGTGCGCACCTCGTCTCGGGCAAGGAACTCTCGGATCTCGAGTGGCTGGTTTTCGAGGGCACGCCCCGAGCGCGAACCCATGGCACCATCGACAAGAAGTGGGTGGGCAAGAACGCCGACGTGATCCTCGCCGAGATCGGCGTCCGGGCCCGGCCGGACGTGCGGCTGGTCATCGCCGACGTCCCCGAGGAACACCCACTCGTGTGGTCGGAACAGCTCATGCCCGTGCTGCCGATCGTCCGTGTTCCCGACGTCGACACCGCGATCGCGCTGGCCAGGGAGTCCGAGCACGGCTTCGGCCACTCGGCGAGCATGCACTCGCGCGACATCGACGCCCTGAGCCACATGGCCCGCACCATCAACACCAGCATCTTCGTGAAGAACGCGCCCATCGCGGCCGGGCTCGGTTCCGGCGGCGAGGGCTGCACGAGCTTCACCATCGCCAGTCCGACGGGGGAAGGCATGACCACCGCCCTCAGTTTCTCGCGCCGTCGCCGCTGCGTGATGGTCGACCACTTCAGGATCGTGTGA
- a CDS encoding EutN/CcmL family microcompartment protein translates to MNLARVLGRVVSSKKESRIEGLKLLLLGVAGPDGELTGGSVVAVDAVGAGEGEYVLYASGSSARQTAETDGKPVDAVVMAIVDSWDIEGEERYRKGDG, encoded by the coding sequence ATGAATCTCGCGCGTGTTCTCGGACGGGTCGTCTCCTCGAAGAAGGAGTCCCGGATCGAGGGTCTCAAGTTGCTGTTGCTCGGCGTCGCGGGTCCCGACGGCGAGCTCACCGGCGGCAGCGTCGTGGCCGTCGACGCCGTCGGCGCCGGTGAGGGCGAGTACGTGCTCTACGCCTCGGGTTCCTCGGCCCGCCAGACGGCCGAGACCGACGGCAAGCCGGTCGACGCCGTCGTCATGGCGATCGTCGACAGCTGGGACATCGAGGGCGAGGAGCGCTACCGGAAGGGTGACGGCTGA
- a CDS encoding BMC domain-containing protein, protein MADALGMIECRSFAATVEAADAMVKAARVDLVGYEKTGGGYTTAVVRGDVAAVKAACDAGQNAATRVGEVVAVHVIARPHTNVDAVIPLGRQAESEAGA, encoded by the coding sequence ATGGCAGACGCTCTGGGAATGATCGAATGCAGGAGTTTCGCGGCCACCGTCGAGGCGGCGGACGCGATGGTCAAGGCCGCCCGGGTCGACCTCGTCGGCTACGAGAAGACCGGCGGCGGTTACACGACCGCGGTCGTGCGCGGTGACGTCGCGGCGGTGAAGGCCGCGTGCGACGCCGGGCAGAACGCGGCCACGCGCGTCGGCGAGGTCGTCGCCGTGCACGTCATCGCGCGTCCGCACACCAACGTCGACGCGGTGATCCCGCTCGGTCGTCAGGCCGAGTCCGAGGCGGGGGCCTAG
- the deoC gene encoding deoxyribose-phosphate aldolase has protein sequence MPDELARYIDHTILKPDATREMIDKIVAEAREYGFRSVCVNPCWVKRVAEGLRGTKVLTCSVVGFPLGANTPDLKGMEARKAIRDGAREIDMVINVGRLKSGDDDDVYKDILAVTDACRDGSAVSKVIIETALLTDEEKVRACELSKRARANFVKTSTGFASGGATAEDVALMASVVHGAGMEVKASGGIRSFGDAKRMIDAGATRIGASASIGIIQEAQQVSVSD, from the coding sequence ATTCCCGACGAACTCGCCCGCTACATCGACCACACCATCCTCAAGCCCGACGCCACGCGCGAGATGATCGACAAGATCGTCGCCGAGGCACGTGAGTACGGTTTCCGCAGCGTGTGCGTGAATCCCTGCTGGGTGAAGAGGGTGGCCGAGGGCCTGCGCGGGACGAAGGTCCTCACCTGTTCGGTGGTCGGCTTTCCGCTCGGCGCGAACACGCCCGACCTCAAGGGCATGGAAGCGCGCAAGGCGATCCGCGACGGCGCCCGGGAGATCGACATGGTCATCAACGTGGGTCGACTGAAGAGCGGCGACGACGACGACGTCTACAAGGACATCCTCGCCGTGACCGACGCCTGCCGCGACGGCAGCGCGGTGAGCAAGGTGATCATCGAGACGGCGCTGCTCACCGACGAGGAGAAGGTCCGTGCCTGCGAGCTGTCCAAGCGCGCGCGGGCGAACTTCGTGAAGACGTCGACCGGCTTCGCCTCGGGCGGTGCCACGGCCGAGGACGTGGCGCTCATGGCCTCGGTCGTCCACGGTGCCGGCATGGAGGTCAAGGCCTCCGGCGGGATCCGCAGTTTCGGCGACGCCAAGCGCATGATCGATGCCGGAGCCACGCGCATCGGTGCGAGTGCGAGCATCGGCATCATCCAGGAGGCCCAGCAGGTCTCCGTCAGCGACTAA
- a CDS encoding transcriptional regulator yields the protein MKYSDVDEMIGTPARLAILATAARPPSTEEDGKSWSFMALRRETGLTDGNLHVQTGKLVDAGYLARDHSRRGGRTVTCFELTEAGRSALQTLIARLRAAVEGPARPRVEERGPKPPRRGEPIDDSRVW from the coding sequence ATGAAGTACAGTGACGTCGACGAGATGATCGGGACCCCGGCCCGGCTGGCGATCCTGGCCACGGCAGCGCGGCCACCGTCGACCGAAGAGGACGGTAAGAGCTGGAGTTTCATGGCGTTGCGGCGGGAGACGGGCCTGACCGACGGCAATCTCCACGTCCAGACCGGCAAGCTGGTCGACGCGGGCTATCTCGCGCGGGACCACTCGCGTCGGGGCGGGCGCACGGTCACCTGCTTCGAACTGACCGAAGCAGGACGGAGTGCTCTGCAGACCCTGATCGCGCGGCTGCGAGCGGCCGTCGAGGGGCCGGCGAGACCACGGGTCGAGGAGCGAGGCCCGAAACCGCCCCGGCGCGGGGAGCCGATCGACGATTCGCGGGTGTGGTAG
- a CDS encoding glycosyl hydrolase family 17 protein, producing MSRPAMRSAVLLVCLVLLGGCSRGSGDGESTGEDLLGNPAVTAISYSGHRLVPRSVENTPSVEQTKEDLRIMAAMGIGLLRTYNTTIYPHTERILQAIRELKEEEPGFEMSVMLGVWIQCVDAFTENADHTTGDTPHNQREIDAAIRLTAEYSDIVEIIAVGNEAMVTWQGHYVPSSVILRWVKHLQEARERGDIPASTLITSSENWAALGGEESYRNDDLAELVTRMDFLSLHTYAFHDTYYNPALRWVSNDEEATLPLVEQIDLAVERAIGLQRDQVQAVRDYLASIGVDKEIHIGETGWASMDNSYYGPDGTRAADEYVAGKFHAAARTWTREAGMTCFYFQAFDEPWKSDGTAGSEGHFGLITVDGRAKYAIWDLVDAGLFEGLTRGGNPIVKTHDGDEAVLLEELQAPVALKFQP from the coding sequence ATGTCCCGTCCCGCGATGCGATCCGCCGTCCTGCTCGTCTGCCTGGTCCTGCTGGGCGGCTGTTCCCGCGGTTCCGGCGACGGCGAATCCACGGGCGAGGACCTGCTCGGCAACCCCGCCGTCACCGCCATCTCGTACTCCGGCCACCGCCTCGTCCCGCGCAGCGTGGAGAACACGCCCAGCGTGGAGCAGACCAAGGAAGACCTCCGGATCATGGCAGCCATGGGGATCGGCCTGCTGCGCACCTACAACACGACGATCTACCCGCACACCGAGCGCATCCTGCAGGCGATCCGCGAGTTGAAGGAGGAAGAACCGGGCTTCGAGATGTCCGTCATGCTCGGGGTGTGGATCCAGTGCGTGGACGCCTTCACCGAGAACGCCGACCACACCACCGGCGACACGCCGCACAACCAGCGCGAGATCGACGCCGCGATCCGGCTGACCGCCGAGTACTCCGACATCGTGGAGATCATCGCCGTGGGCAACGAGGCCATGGTCACCTGGCAGGGTCACTACGTGCCGTCGAGCGTGATCCTGCGGTGGGTGAAGCACCTGCAGGAAGCGCGCGAACGCGGCGACATCCCGGCGAGCACCCTGATCACCTCGTCGGAGAACTGGGCCGCGCTCGGCGGCGAGGAGAGCTACCGCAACGACGACCTGGCCGAACTCGTCACGCGCATGGACTTCCTGTCGCTCCACACCTACGCCTTCCACGACACCTACTACAACCCGGCGTTGCGCTGGGTGTCGAACGACGAAGAAGCCACGCTGCCGTTGGTCGAACAGATCGACCTGGCCGTCGAGCGCGCGATCGGGTTGCAGAGGGACCAGGTCCAGGCCGTGCGCGACTACCTCGCGTCGATCGGCGTGGACAAGGAGATCCACATCGGCGAGACGGGTTGGGCGAGCATGGACAACTCGTACTACGGGCCCGACGGCACCCGCGCCGCCGACGAGTACGTCGCCGGGAAGTTCCACGCCGCCGCGCGCACCTGGACCCGCGAGGCGGGCATGACCTGCTTCTACTTCCAGGCCTTCGACGAACCCTGGAAGAGCGACGGCACCGCCGGTTCGGAAGGGCACTTCGGCCTGATCACCGTCGACGGACGCGCGAAGTACGCGATCTGGGACCTGGTGGACGCCGGCCTGTTCGAAGGGTTGACCCGAGGCGGGAATCCCATCGTGAAGACGCACGACGGCGACGAAGCCGTGTTGCTG